Proteins from one Syngnathus scovelli strain Florida chromosome 17, RoL_Ssco_1.2, whole genome shotgun sequence genomic window:
- the lrrc8da gene encoding volume-regulated anion channel subunit LRRC8D, with protein sequence MMFTVTEFASLNDVHPTYRILKPWWDVFMDYLSLVMLMLALFAMTMQITKDQLACLPFMDETQENSRNDSDPAQNAQQVPAAINIKSAVQNFQPQYEDTDKREENCNHRPQAPGIKTNLDFQQYVFINQMCYHLVLPWYSKFFPYLILINTVILMVSSNFWFKFPKTSSKIEHFVSILCRCFESPWTTKAVSETACEESEKNKQRLSGNSFAHHTASLEGNEEGPGSMSTSPMLDGVVSADNPIAEAPTATMPILDKKDGEQAKALFEKVRKFRAHVEDNDFIYRFYAAQTIFKTATFISMLSYTSSFLVKIHFEHICETDVKALVGYGRFYCTHNMAFMLEKVLFCYIALMILYGMVCLYSLFWVFRGPLKEYSFEKVREESSFSDIPDVKNDFAFLLHMVDQYDQLYSKRFGVFLSEVSENKLREISLNHEWNFKKARKCVTRNAQDQQELHLKNLFGLPNVVFDLTDLEVLKLEKIPEVRFTANVSQMTSLRELHLYECPAKVEQTGFAFLRDHLHSLHISFTDVAEIPTWIFLLRNLRQLYIVGNLSSENNRMFGLESMRDLRHLKILYLKSNLPKLPTNITDVSQHLVKLMVHNDGTRLFGLNTLKKMTNLIDLELHSCELEKIPHAIFSLLNLQELDLKSNNIRTIEEIVSLQHLKRLTCLKLWHNKITSIPSSIIQGKSLEALHLSHNKLQSLPPALFKLPKLQSLNLAHNLIQVLPQDVGLLLDLLELDMTSNKLETLPKNLFKCTKLRVLCLGHNDLRELSESVGDLVLLNHLELKGNSLERLPAQLGNCRRLLRSEFLVEDHLYMTLPVEVRESIGRDSNIASTSVL encoded by the coding sequence TGATGTTCACAGTGACGGAGTTTGCGTCCTTGAATGATGTCCATCCGACGTACCGCATCTTGAAGCCATGGTGGGATGTCTTCATGGACTATTTGAGCTTGGTCATGCTCATGTTGGCCCTATTCGCCATGACCATGCAGATCACCAAGGACCAGCTAGCGTGCCTTCCTTTCATGGACGAAACACAGGAGAACTCTCGAAATGACTCTGACCCCGCACAGAATGCTCAGCAAGTACCTGCTGCGATAAACATCAAGAGTGCCGTGCAAAACTTTCAGCCTCAGTATGAAGATACTGATAAGAGAGAAGAGAATTGTAATCATCGGCCTCAAGCACCGGGAATCAAGACCAATTTGGACTTTCAGCAGTACGTGTTCATCAACCAAATGTGTTATCACCTTGTGTTGCCCTGGTATTCCAAATTCTTCCCTTATCTCATCCTGATTAACACCGTCATCCTGATGGTCAGCAGCAACTTCTGGTTCAAATTTCCCAAGACGAGCTCAAAAATAGAACACTTTGTCTCCATTCTGTGTCGCTGTTTCGAATCTCCGTGGACCACCAAGGCCGTGTCGGAAACAGCCTGCGAAGAGTCGGAGAAGAACAAGCAGAGGTTGAGCGGCAACTCTTTCGCGCATCACACCGCGTCTTTAGAAGGCAACGAGGAAGGCCCCGGTTCTATGTCCACCTCTCCCATGCTGGACGGCGTGGTGTCGGCGGATAATCCCATCGCCGAAGCCCCGACGGCCACCATGCCCATCTTGGATAAAAAGGACGGGGAGCAGGCCAAAGCCTTGTTTGAGAAAGTGCGCAAGTTCCGAGCTCACGTGGAGGATAACGATTTCATCTACAGGTTCTACGCGGCTCAGACCATCTTCAAAACGGCCACCTTTATTTCAATGCTGTCCTACACCTCCAGCTTTTTGGTGAAAATTCATTTTGAGCATATATGTGAGACTGACGTCAAAGCGCTGGTGGGCTACGGACGCTTCTATTGTACGCACAACATGGCGTTCATGTTAGAAAAGGTCCTCTTTTGCTACATAGCTCTGATGATCTTGTACGGGATGGTGTGTCTCTACTCCCTCTTCTGGGTATTCCGAGGACCTCTGAAAGAGTATTCCTTTGAGAAAGTCAGGGAAGAGAGCAGCTTTAGTGACATTCCAGATGTCAAAAACGACTTTGCTTTCCTCTTACACATGGTCGACCAGTACGACCAGCTCTACTCCAAACGCTTCGGCGTCTTCCTGTCCGAGGTGAGCGAGAACAAACTGAGGGAGATCAGCCTCAATCACGAGTGGAACTTCAAAAAAGCCCGGAAATGCGTGACTCGTAACGCGCAAGATCAGCAAGAGCTGCACCTGAAGAATCTCTTCGGTCTTCCAAACGTGGTCTTTGACCTTACCGACTTGGAGGTGCTCAAGCTGGAGAAGATTCCCGAAGTCAGGTTCACCGCTAACGTGTCCCAGATGACCAGTCTGAGGGAGCTGCACCTCTACGAGTGTCCCGCCAAAGTGGAGCAGACCGGATTCGCTTTCCTCCGCGATCATCTTCACAGCCTTCACATCAGTTTCACAGATGTCGCCGAGATCCCGACATGGATCTTCTTGCTGAGGAATTTGCGACAGCTCTACATCGTCGGGAACCTGAGCTCGGAAAATAACAGGATGTTCGGTTTAGAGTCCATGCGGGACTTGAGGCATTTAAAGATTTTGTACCTGAAGAGCAACCTCCCAAAATTGCCTACCAACATCACAGACGTGTCGCAGCACCTGGTGAAATTGATGGTGCACAACGACGGCACGAGACTCTTCGGGCTGAACACTCTGAAAAAAATGACCAATCTCATCGACCTGGAGTTGCACAGTTGCGAGCTGGAGAAGATCCCTCACGCTATTTTCAGCTTGCTCAACCTGCAGGAGCTCGATCTGAAGTCCAACAACATCCGGACCATCGAGGAGATTGTCAGCCTGCAGCACCTCAAGAGACTGACGTGTCTCAAATTGTGGCACAACAAAATCACGTCAATCCCCTCCTCCATCATCCAGGGCAAGTCGCTGGAGGCTCTCCACCTCTCGCACAATAAATTGCAGTCCCTGCCGCCGGCGTTGTTCAAACTACCTAAACTGCAATCTTTGAATCTGGCCCACAACTTAATCCAGGTGCTCCCTCAGGATGTCGGTCTTCTGCTGGACCTGCTGGAACTGGACATGACTTCCAACAAGCTGGAGACCTTGCCCAAGAATTTGTTCAAGTGCACCAAGCTGAGAGTGCTTTGCTTGGGCCACAACGACCTGAGGGAACTGTCAGAGTCTGTTGGCGACCTGGTTCTGCTCAACCATCTGGAGCTGAAGGGCAACAGTCTGGAAAGGCTCCCTGCGCAGCTCGGAAACTGCCGCCGGCTCCTCAGAAGTGAGTTCCTGGTGGAGGATCACCTCTACATGACCCTGCCCGTGGAAGTCAGGGAGAGCATCGGCCGAGACAGCAACATCGCCAGTACAAGTGTCTTGTAG